Part of the Fusarium verticillioides 7600 chromosome 10, whole genome shotgun sequence genome is shown below.
ACCAATTCGCCACGCGACTCGCAGGGTCAGAATGACAAAGAGCAGAGATTTTGCTATATTCGCTCGGCAAGCTCTGTAGCCAACCATCCAACGTCCTGTCCAGATTGCGATATGTGTTGCGCCATTCAGCCATGTCGCTCGATGAAGTGACATCAACAGGCGTTTTGAGAAACTCGTGGATCCTGCTAACAATGACAAGAATCTCACAGTGATACGCAAAACTGCCGAGGTTCTCGGGTTTGTTGACGAGATATGTCATTATCGGTGATTGTTTTTCGTTGTAGGGACTTAAAGAGCGTGTTTCGACTGGCACGTTCTTTGAAAAGAGGTCGTATGAGCAGGGGAGGAAGCGGTTGATCTTTGTGTCGTTAAGGATGAAGTCAAAGGTCGGTGTTGCGATGGTTGCGTATCGATCTAGAACATAGATCATCCAGTAGAGTCGTCTGCGGCCCTCGTCTTCGATCCAAGATTCGGGTTTCCCAGAGGTGACTCTGTGAGAGGAAGCGGTGCGTGTGACCTCGGAAGCATCTGCGGATAGAAAGACGCTGCTTTCCTCGCTCAGACCAAGTTGCCTGACGTTTTGCGCCAGTAAAGATAGTAGATTCCAGCCACGAGGGCCATTCGACGTCCCCAGCTCGTCGAGAGTAatgatgacaagagctcTCATCGCAGGTATGGTGGTATGCTCCATGGCGTATAACTGGACTGTGTGCTTCGCCACCTTGTGATAATATGAACTCATCTCCGGTGATAACCTCGGATCCTTGAGGAAGCGCAACGTAGTAGCCACAATCGCGTAGAGCAATATCCGATCCGCTTCCTCCATAGAGGTTGAGCCAAAGAAGGTGGCAAATATGGTCTTGCGCTCAAGAATAGGACACCATGTGTTGCAGTGCTTGAAGTAGAGGTCTACCAAGCTGTAGATGATGTCGTGAGGCGGTAGGTCAATCGTGTACGACTGAAACGACGGATCTCGCCTCGCGCCAGTTGGATTCGGCGCAGTACTCGACTgacttggcgttggtgcACTGGCGCCTTGCTGAGTCTGCATCGGCGACTGAGTAGTGTTCTGGTTGTTTATAGGTTGCCATGGACTTGTGACATCTGGTGATCTCGCCTGCGAGAAAGAAGACTGTCTTGGAAGACTTGTGTTTGGCGTCGGTCTCCCATCCACTTGCGGTGGTCCATATCCGTTGTTCATAGACGGCGATACACCTGGAGAAGCGACTGAAGAGTGATCCTGAACGATGTGCTCCTCCACTCGTCTTCCCAACGCTTGAAGCAGCGCATCAATCCTGTTGACCTttgcctcaagctcaatgctAAAGCCATTACGCGCAGCGCCTGGTTTCTGCCTCTCAAGGTAAACGCAAGCTCTATTATGTCTCGCGCACCACGAACACGCAGGTTCAGCGCGATCGCATTTCACCTTGCGCGCCTTGCACATCTCACAGCTATCACGCCATTCAGCCTCAATTTCTCAATCGCTACAGAGGGTACATACGATATCTTCTGATGCTTCTCCCTCCTGCGCTTCTTGTTAGGACCGGCGCTGGTCATCCTGGACTCGTCGCCGCTGGACCCATCGTCGTTGCTCAGGGTCGAAtttgcctcttcctcagcgaTTGAGGGTCCGCTCATTGACGTGGATGGCATGTCGATCTCTCTGTCACTCTCTCCGcagtctggggaaacaaGCTACTGGGGAATGAAATAAGCAGAAACCTTGCACGGCCTCTTATCGGGGTTTTTAGTGGAGGTGAGAAACCTGTTGTTGGGTATGAGATCGGATGCGACAGACGGACGGAGTAAGGCCGAGCCGcgggaaggggaagagaaaaTCTGGAGGTGTCACAGAGTGGAGCACTGAGTCAATTGACTAATACTGGGCCTAGTGAAGTCAATGGCCAAGCAGAAGCACTAAATCCATCCAGTAGCACGTAAGAAGTACTGAACACCAAGACAATATCACTGCATCACTCAATTGCAACCATTCAATTCAAGTGCCAATGCAATGGAACTACAACACTGCACTGCAAAACAATAGTCGCGGTCCAGTAGAAATGCACATGGCGAAACGTTACAGGCGATATCCCTGTCTAGCCAAAAGCCAAGTACCTTACGTGCTGCGGTTGGTCGACAAGGAGCAATATCCATGTCGTGGTTTCAACAGAGACCTTCTATCTATGGTTAACCTTGCATTGCCGTTACGCATGTGACATGTGCATCTTCGGACCACAAACACCGGCATATGTAGACTGCAGACTGCACTATGAGGGAAATATTCTTTATTCTGCCGGATCACTCGGGGCTTTGACGACAAACATCCCGATCCTTGACTTGGCCTGTGAAGGATGCCACACCAACAGATTGTACAGATTCCCCCTCCCCCGGAAATAACAATAAAAGTGCGGAGCCGCTCATGGTACGATCACTAGTGGTTGTTCCAGAACAAGTCAAGTTCCATATTTATTTATCTACCTCGTGGCCACTACTGCACGTCGGGCTTATATCTAGTTACCTTCTTAGTACAGGTTGGTGCAGATGGTGTTCCATCAGGCAGCAGTATTTCAGACCATCCATGTAAAGCATACTAGTACAGAATCAGACCTAATCAAGCTAACGGACTACAAAGCTAAGAAacaaaaaagcaagcaagcaagcaaatcAATCTACTCGTTGGCCCATCCCTTGGACATCTCAACCGCTTTGGTCCAACGGCTGAACCGCTTCgtcgcttcttcctcggcgaTCTGCGGTTTGAAAATGGTGCGACCCTGGGTATTCACctccttcaactcatcaaagctCTTCCAGATGCCGACGGCGAAGCCGGCCGCGATAGCTGCACCTAGTGCAGTTGTCTCACGCATGCCGGGTCTGTTGACAGGGATCCCAATAAGGTCAGACTGGGTCTGCCAAAAGtgtcagcaacatcaagaacaagggttCCCAAAGCAATTCCTTTACGTACCTGCATGATGAGATCCGAGTTGCACATGCCACCGTCAACGGCCAGCTCCGTCAGCGCATGTCCGCTGTCCTTCTCCATCGAGTCGAGAATGGCCTTTGTCTGGAAACACGTCGCCTCCAGCGTCGCTCTCGCAACGTGCCCACGCTGCGTGTACGCCGTGATACCAAAGATCGTGCCTCGCGCATCGTCAATCCAGTACGGCGCAAACAGGCCGCTAAAGGCCGTTACAAAGGTGCACCCACCATTATCTTCCACCGTCTCCGCGAGCGCGCTGAGCTTGGCTGACGActcgatgaagccaaagttgTCAACTAAGAACTTTACGCTTGAGCCCGCGACGGCGATGCTGCCTTCGAGGGCGTACATGGTGTTGCCCTCGCCAAAATCAAAGGCTACCGTTGTGAGAAGTCCGTGTGTTGAAATCACAGGCTTGGAACCAACGTTGTAGAGCAGAAAGCAGCCTGTGCCATATGTGTTCTTGGCGAGACCGGGGGTGAAGCCCTTCTGTCCAACAAGAGCTGCAGACTGGTCGCCCAGACATCCAGTGATCTTGACGCCCTTGAGCGATGTCTTAGCAAGTGTGCCGTACGCCTTGCTATCAGACGACCGCACGATTCTTGGCAGCGTaatcttcttgtcatcgaTCCTAAACCAGTCCAGAATATCCTCGTCATACTGTAGAGACTCGAGATTCATAAACATGGTCCTCGACGCATTTGACGGGTCAGAAACGTAGACATCTCGGTCCGTTCCGCCGTTGAGCTTATACGTAAGCCAAGTGTCTACCGTTCCAAAAGCGAGAACACCGCGCTCATATGCATCTTTGACTTCGGGGATGTTttcgagaagccagagaagtTTGCTGACGGAGGGATATGTGGAGAGAGGAATTCCGCATCGCGAGATCAACTCGCTCGCGCCAAGACGGCGCTTCAGGCGGCGGACTAGATCTTTCGATCGTGTGTCTGTCCAGACAATGGCGTTGTGCAGAGCATTGCCGGTGGTCTTGTCCCAGACAACAGTAGTCTCACGCTGGTTTGTGATACCAacggccttgatctgctcGCGAGagtgaccttgaccttcaaAGGCTTCTACAGCTCCATCAATGCACTGCTCAACAGAGCTGATGAGCTCTTCAGGATCATGCTCATGCCATCTAAaccaaacatcaacaatcatTCGCGTATCATGTAATCAAGCGTAACTTACCCAGGATGAGGATAGTATTGCTTGAATTCAAGCTGATGAGTAGCTACAACTTCGCCACTGGTGTCAAAGATCAGGAAGCGAGAACTTGTCGTACCCTGATCAATGGCACCAATAAAGGTAGGATTCGGTTTTCCGTTGAGCATAGGCATAGTGAGAGATGGGGATGCAGTGGAAAATTGCGGGGAAACGTGTCAGATCCGGGGAGAGCGAATGCAACAGTGACTAAGaggtagcagcagcagaaacgaagcgacaacagcagcagaattGATTGGGGACTGCAGGATCAAAACCGTATCATATTGGGGTGTTTAAGTATCTCCCATCTCGGGTTCACTCATGGCAACAAACACCGAGATTTCAGATGTAAAGTGCATCTCGGGGAAGCATTTCCCACCACCCTGGGCATGTAATCTGCGGGGTATTGAAATCCTTCTCAGCATTGGCAGAGCGTCACGCACACCCCTTGTAATACCAGCAACCAACGTCACTTTCCTGATGTAGCCTGTAAGCCTCGGCTTGATGATACCGAAATACAGAGCCTATGTCACAAGACGAAACCCATCGGGGATCTAACAAGCGAAAGcagaccaacaacacctGCCTATGCAGGTATGTACATCTGATAGCATTGTGTTAAACCCGAAGTGTATTTTCTAACCTTATGATATGACTGACTCATAAACTCAATCCCGCCACCACCTTTCGGTTGCCCCGAACCTTCTCTCAGCTCCGATGGCACCGACATACGTGTCATCATGAAACTTTCTTCAGGTCAAGCTTTTCTCGTTAAGGGGAATTCTATTGATATACTGCTATTAGAATTCATCCGCTTATGCTATATAGACAAGCTTTCGTTTAGGTACCGCCATATTGCTTTATTATTATCTCACATTCGGTCATCTCAGGAGATATATTAGAGCTTATAATAGCAGGTAAATAAGTTATCTTTTAGGTTTCAATAATTTTAGCATTTTACTATAGCTATTAGTTAGTTATTATAGGATTAATGTTcaagttgtgggctagaagtgttttttgcagttgagatttgtggctatgagcttattccagcaggGAGAACCTAGTACATCTAATAGACAGAGGTTCGTTCATGTTACATTTCCCCGCAGTCTTGTTCCAGAAGCTCGACTTGGCGGGTCTGGGATAAACACACCTTGACCATACCTTAATTCCTAGCCAAGCCAACCTCGGTCAAGCGAATGTGCAAatccttttctcttttcgCACGACGATCCGgggtttggtttggttcgGACTGTGGAGTAGCAATATGCAAGCACAAGTCTCGAACGTGCAACCCCCCTCTATTCTCCATCCCACCCGGCCTTCGGTGTAAGCAACCTAATCAGAGCAGATTCTTCGGTGATGATATCCACGTTCTGAACGCCCGtctcttttccatctctCGGTGTGTGCCGCCGAGCGGCATTTCTGGGACTCTTGCACCGCCCGCCGTCCAAGCTTTCGTATCGCGGCCGCACCATGGTTCGATACGTCGGGTGTAGTCGCTGCGTCTCCCCGTGCCCCATTTCCCTCACTCTTTCCTAACGCAGTGGCGGATCGACATGCTTGCCAAAAGCCCActtcgttggtgatgtctgATAACCTCGCGGTCTTCGGTATGCTCTGCATGTAGAGGGTGGTGTTTGCAAATACCGAGGCCGAAAAGGATCCCCATCTTCTtggggatgagatgaggggCAAAAAAGACGTCCAGGCTTCGTGCGTTTTGCTGACCATAAATTGTAACGTGATCCCCAGAGATGCTTGATGACGCCAATCCTCTCAGTGTAACCTGTCTCTGCCaaccttttctcctctttcttgtctCAAAGATCAATCTTCACAGGCTCACTCACTCTAGGATCCCTATCCCCACCATGAACGACTCCATCTCTGAATCTTCTGTGCACAAATCTTCCATCCCCACTAAAGTCGAGATGAGCCAGAATGAAAAGTACAGCGAGGCTCCGAGTGAACCGCCCACTATTCCTCCCCCGCCGGAGCAGTATGCCTGGAGTCGAGTGAGGGAGTACTGCCAAGATGCCTTTTCAGAATTCTTCGGTActttcattcttctcctctttggTGACGGCGTCGTTGCTCAGGTTGTCCTCAGTCGGGGAACAAAGGGCGATTACCAGAGTATCTCGTGGGGATGGGGGTAAGTCGTTATTGCCGCGGCCAATTGAGCTCATACTGACGTGAAGACAGTCTCGGTGTCATGCTTGGAGTATATGTTGGCGGTAAATCAGGCGGTCACTTGAACCCAGCCGTGACTCTTGCCAACTGTATATTCAGAGGTCATCCATGGAGAAAGTTCCCCGTGTATGCCGTCGCTCAAGTCCTTGGAGCCATGTGTGCTGCTGCCGTCGTGTACGGCAACTACAAGTCTGCCTTTGATGCATACGAAGGCGGACCAGGAATTCGAACAGTGATAGGCGAGAATGCAACTGCCGGTGTATTCTGCACATATCCCGCTGAATTCATGACACGCACTGGCATGTTCTTCTCTGAATTCATCGCCAGCACGATTCTGCAGTTTGTCATTTTCGCTATGGCTGATAGCGCTAACATCGGTGCTGGTCCTTTGATGCCgcttggcttgttcttcctGATCTTTGGAATTGGTGCTTGCTTCGGTTGGGAGACTGGCTATGCCATTAACTTGGCTCGTGATTTTGGGCCTCGTTTGGTTTCGTACATGATCGGATATGGAAGTGAGGTTTGGTCTGCTGGCGGGTACTACTTCTGGGTGAGTCCAACAAAAATACCTCGACTCTCAATATCAACTGACAGCGGAATCCAGATCCCGATGGTGGCGCCCTTTTTGGGATGTGCTTTCGGTGGCCTTCTGTATGATGTTTTTATCTATACAGGACCCAGCCCGATCAACACGCCAGGCATGGGTCTCCCACGTCTCTTGAGCCCCCGTCGCTCGACGTGGTCCAACACTTACAGCGCTTCCTCTCCCGTATAGTGGTGCTCGATCCTTCAGAGTTCGAGTGCTTTCGTGGTGAGGGCGAGACCGTAGACGATGGTTGAAATTCGCGTCGTGAGATGCAGAAGCATGACCTAAACAGTGGCGCTAAAATGGCAGATTCTTCATTTTGGGGAGCAGCGAGCTTAGCATACGAGATTGGCGTTCGTGttcatctttttttttgctcGTTGCTTGTTTGCGGCGGCGGTGTTGAGTGTTCGTTGACAGCGTAAATAATAAGCTCATGCATGCTATGACTCAAAATTCTCAAATGAACGTGGTCGGTAGACGGCGATGACATAGTGCAATCGTGTTTGCCTAAGTCTGCAAGCTGTTAGCAATCTGTGATAGAAAAAGGCAATTTTCTATGTTGAAGAGGGGTGTCTGTGACGGATCGGTATTGCATCGTTTGTTATCGAAGCTCGGGTCAAGTACCTCCCAAGAGATCGGGGTACAGGAAACCCATGACCTCGATCGAAGATGGTAAAATCTTGCATGGACCATGGATGCATAGTGTAATGAGAGTGGCCTTTGAATGGACTGTTCGTACCTTGATCAGAAGTCGTCGGTCTCTGCGATCTGTCCGCGGGCGCCGTGTTCGTTGTGTCCCAGACGGTTTGACTGAGGTACTCACCAATTGAATGGCAGTCGCCGCTAACGGTCAGCCACCAACCCTAGACCTTCAGCACTCTCAACTTCTCGCTCCATCTGTATCGGCACAACAGCATTGTGAACCTCGTAATGAGCACAAAAACGCATCGTCAATTTCTAGTACTCATAAGTACAGAAGTTGCACACAAACATATGTTTGCTACAATATTCGAGCTGGACTTGTTGTCAGTTTGTATGTCTTTTAGCCCTCAAGCCATCAAAAACACAACGTCCACCAGTCACATCACAGTATGACCGTCTTTCGCCTTCTGATTAGTGGAACAATTTGGCGTAcacagaacaacaacacatACAGGGCAGAGCTGACATATGCAGTTCAAGCAAATGAATAGGCATAGGCATAGTTTATTTCCCGCATCGTTTTTAGCCAGAAAACtcatgaccttcttgagccTTTTGACTCTGACCCCAAAGTCTAGAACCTCGGGCTTCCCCTCCCCGACAGTGGGGGCAGCACATGTAACTCTCCGCACATCGGCGCGGCTCATCATTGTTCCACGTCACATTCGGGCTTTAGCTTCGGTATCTATACACCGAGATGCATAAGACAGGGGTAAAGTCCTCATGACGACGTCAGCTTCTCGGTGTTCCGGACCCGACGTGCATTAATGGGCTTGAGGCTCAGGACCTCCCGGAATTCCTCTTTGAGCCATGCGACCCAGCCCGCGACGTCTATTGCACCGTTTCTGCGTTTATCACATCTCGCTTGCGGGTCAGATGAGAGATGCTTTGAGTAATTCGGGCTCGAGCAGAGGCAGATGATGTATTGCATACCTAGTTAGCCTAATTCTGGGTCTGAACCCCCAATCTTTGCTTCTCATGTGCTCCCGACGCCCTCGTGAAAAAACCTTGTTAAAACTCAAGCAGTCCATGATATCAGAATCAACCATCGCAGACCCATTTCCAACTCCGCTAATTTATGGAAACTCTCATTCTCGATTCTCCACGATCGATCAATCGCGCTTCGATTTACTTCTTATAAACCCCAAAGCCTAACTTGactctctttctttgttctaTCTGTATCTTTATTTATTCCCCAGACCCAGTATCCGTACTCTCCATCTTTTTTCCCTCCCCCAAGCTTTTTCCACACCTGAGAAACAAGCTTCCCGCGCAAATAGTCACTCCAGGCGCATCAACACCCCCAAACACcacacacatacacacaaAATGCAGCAAAGATTACGGTCGCTCAAGCGCCCTCTGCTcctcgcagcagcagccacaaCAACAGTCACCCTCGGCGGAGCATACTACGCCTCCCGCAACAAGACAcacatcgtcgacaagcCCCTCGTTCCCCTCAAGCGCGATGAAAAGAACCGCATCGTCCCTCCTACATTCAGCGCCACAAAGACCCGCGCCTCACAACTCGCTGAGCTGCGTCGCAGCGGCCAAGACACAGAATAcgacctcctcatcatcggaggCGGCGCTACAGGAACCGGCATCGCCGTTGACGCCATCACCCGCGGTCTCAAAGTCGCTCTTGTAGAGCGCGATGACTTTTCCTCTGgcacaagctcaaagagcaCGAAGCTCGTCCACGGTGGTGTGCGATATTTAGAAAAGGCTGTTTGGAACCTTGACTATGGTCAATTGCAGCTTGTTATGGAAGCTCTTCGTGAGCGCAAGACGTTCCTCAACATTGCTCCTCACTTGTCCAGCTCATTGCCCATTCTACTACCCCTCCAGAAATGGTGGGAGGCGCCCTACTTCTGGGCTGGTACCAAGGCCTACGATCTCCTCGCTGGCTCGCAGGGTCTTGAGAGCTCATACTACATgagcaagaacaaggcccTCGAGGCATTCCCTCTCTTGCGACGGGAGAACATGGTTGGTGCGCTGGTATATTACGATGGTCAGCATAACGACTCTCGAATGAACGTCGCTCTCGCTCTGACTGCTTCTCACTACGGCGCTACTGTTCTCAACCACGTTGAAGTAACCggtctcgagaaggatgCCAACGGCAAGATCATGGGCGCTCAAGTCCGCGATGTCCTCGCATCCAAGGACGGCGATGTCGCTGCCGCTCAGCCCTTCAAGGTCCGCGCCAAGGGAGTCGTCAACGCAACCGGTCCCTTCACTGATGCCATTCACCAAATGGACGATCCCTCTCGCAAGCCCATTGTCGCTCCCGCTTCAGGTGTGCACGTCATGCTCCCCAAGGAGATCTGCCCCaacggtcttggtcttctcgaCGCTGCTACCTCAGATGGTCGTGTCATCTTTGTTCTTCCCTGGCAGGGCTACACTCTCGCTGGTACCACCGACAACCCTTGCGAAGTCGAGGCTGCGCCTGTCGCGCAACAGCAGGATGTTGACTTTATCCTCAAGGAAGTCAGCAAGCTTCTAACACCCGAGTCTGTTCTTTCGCGCAAGGACGTCCTCGCTGCTTGGTCTGGTaagtctcatcatctcaattGACCTGAACATTTCTAACAATTCACAGGCATCCGAcctcttgtcaagaaccccaacgccaagaacacCGAGTCCCTCGTCCGAagccatctcatcaccacatcCCCCTCCGGTCTCCTCACATGCGCTGGTGGTAAGTGGACCACCTACCGTGAAATGGCCGAGGACACCGTcaacgaggccatcaagctcttcgacCTCAAGCCCCAGGCCGTGGCTCTTCCCGACATCAGCGGCGCCGGCGCTTCCGGCTTCACCACCCGCGGCGTCTGCTGCACGCGCAACGTTCCTCTGATCGGCGCCCACGGATACTCCACATCTCTCGCCTCTCAATTGATGGAGGTCTACAACATTGACGCTGACATCGCTGACCATCTCGCTCACAACTACGGTGATCGCGCCTGGactctcctctccatctctcCCGCCCTCAACACCCGTCTCGTCTCCTCTCTCCCCTTcattgaggctgaggtctCTCACGGCATTCGCTCCGAAGCCGCCTGCACAATCCCCGACATCATCGCCCGCCGCACCCGTCTCTCATTCCTCGACTCccacaaggctcttgaagctcttccCCGCATTCTCGACATCGCCTCCACTGAACTCCAATGGAGCGCTGCCCGcaaggagcaggagaaggctgatgccatcaagttcctcgcCTCCATGGGTCTTGAGCAGCAGACTGATGCACCTGTGCAGGCCTCacaggaggagaagatgcccGCGCGCAGCATTGAGCACGCACCTCGACCTACCCGCGttggtggtcttgatgtcgacCTGAACGGTCTTGGTGGTACCGGCTCTTACAGCAAGTCGCGCGACGACTAGATGAGCATTTCCTTTTTAGAGACAGCATGTAGCATATAGAGATTCCCGGCATTGGTTGTGTTATACTTATACTAAAAGCACGGCGCATAGATGCAGGATTGGGCTGGGACTGGACAAGGCGTCACGGATTTCCTTgataattatatattttaatgAACTTTCACGATCATCTTCATGCCTCTAAGTTAAATGTCTCTGGTGTTGTAGCCTACTCATCCACGTGTTGAGGGTATCTGCTGTCGAATTGATCCCTCCACGTCCGCTGATCAATTGGAGCCTATCCCCGCAATCAAATCCTGTGTTGAAAGTCCCCATCGGATCGTCGATGATTTCCTGCATCTCCATAAAATGAGGCTCCATTACATCAAGACCCATCTGGAACCCCAGACTAAACATGCATCGTGACCTGGAGAGGAATGACGTAGCAGTTCCGTAACCATGGGTCATGACGTAGCGACCTGAATTCTACGAGCGAGTGTGACTATTATTTCCAACTCCACAATTCTGACGATTCTGAAGATGACGGTGATTGAGATGACGGCGCTGAAGATGTAGAAGACGAGAAAACACGGGCGATGGGAAGCAGGAGAACCGAGGACtttgaccctaagcgatgaAAATATTCAAGTAAATCTAGCCTTAACTTAGAGGACTatttgctaagtttattttaacaccCTAACTCAATGTCTGATgttctcttgctctcaaggccAGGCGAGAGTGGATTAAATGGCAGCAACAGGTAGACGCGCCACAAGGAGCT
Proteins encoded:
- a CDS encoding glycerol kinase yields the protein MPMLNGKPNPTFIGAIDQGTTSSRFLIFDTSGEVVATHQLEFKQYYPHPGWHEHDPEELISSVEQCIDGAVEAFEGQGHSREQIKAVGITNQRETTVVWDKTTGNALHNAIVWTDTRSKDLVRRLKRRLGASELISRCGIPLSTYPSVSKLLWLLENIPEVKDAYERGVLAFGTVDTWLTYKLNGGTDRDVYVSDPSNASRTMFMNLESLQYDEDILDWFRIDDKKITLPRIVRSSDSKAYGTLAKTSLKGVKITGCLGDQSAALVGQKGFTPGLAKNTYGTGCFLLYNVGSKPVISTHGLLTTVAFDFGEGNTMYALEGSIAVAGSSVKFLVDNFGFIESSAKLSALAETVEDNGGCTFVTAFSGLFAPYWIDDARGTIFGITAYTQRGHVARATLEATCFQTKAILDSMEKDSGHALTELAVDGGMCNSDLIMQTQSDLIGIPVNRPGMRETTALGAAIAAGFAVGIWKSFDELKEVNTQGRTIFKPQIAEEEATKRFSRWTKAVEMSKGWANE
- a CDS encoding aquaglyceroporin like protein, other eukaryote, giving the protein MNDSISESSVHKSSIPTKVEMSQNEKYSEAPSEPPTIPPPPEQYAWSRVREYCQDAFSEFFGTFILLLFGDGVVAQVVLSRGTKGDYQSISWGWGLGVMLGVYVGGKSGGHLNPAVTLANCIFRGHPWRKFPVYAVAQVLGAMCAAAVVYGNYKSAFDAYEGGPGIRTVIGENATAGVFCTYPAEFMTRTGMFFSEFIASTILQFVIFAMADSANIGAGPLMPLGLFFLIFGIGACFGWETGYAINLARDFGPRLVSYMIGYGSEVWSAGGYYFWIPMVAPFLGCAFGGLLYDVFIYTGPSPINTPGMGLPRLLSPRRSTWSNTYSASSPV
- a CDS encoding glycerol-3-phosphate dehydrogenase; protein product: MQQRLRSLKRPLLLAAAATTTVTLGGAYYASRNKTHIVDKPLVPLKRDEKNRIVPPTFSATKTRASQLAELRRSGQDTEYDLLIIGGGATGTGIAVDAITRGLKVALVERDDFSSGTSSKSTKLVHGGVRYLEKAVWNLDYGQLQLVMEALRERKTFLNIAPHLSSSLPILLPLQKWWEAPYFWAGTKAYDLLAGSQGLESSYYMSKNKALEAFPLLRRENMVGALVYYDGQHNDSRMNVALALTASHYGATVLNHVEVTGLEKDANGKIMGAQVRDVLASKDGDVAAAQPFKVRAKGVVNATGPFTDAIHQMDDPSRKPIVAPASGVHVMLPKEICPNGLGLLDAATSDGRVIFVLPWQGYTLAGTTDNPCEVEAAPVAQQQDVDFILKEVSKLLTPESVLSRKDVLAAWSGIRPLVKNPNAKNTESLVRSHLITTSPSGLLTCAGGKWTTYREMAEDTVNEAIKLFDLKPQAVALPDISGAGASGFTTRGVCCTRNVPLIGAHGYSTSLASQLMEVYNIDADIADHLAHNYGDRAWTLLSISPALNTRLVSSLPFIEAEVSHGIRSEAACTIPDIIARRTRLSFLDSHKALEALPRILDIASTELQWSAARKEQEKADAIKFLASMGLEQQTDAPVQASQEEKMPARSIEHAPRPTRVGGLDVDLNGLGGTGSYSKSRDD